Below is a window of Maylandia zebra isolate NMK-2024a linkage group LG19, Mzebra_GT3a, whole genome shotgun sequence DNA.
TGACAGATTCGCCCCACACAGATGACCCCATAAAACCGGTGGAAGAAATCTTAACCAACAATGATGACCCACAGCTGTCTTATACTCACTCGCCCACCGGCTCATCAGTACCCGAGTCTGTAAACACAGAGTCAGTAATGGATGACTCTGCAATCAGCTCACCGGACTCTTGGGTGGAGAGTGAGCTTGCCGTGGCAGGGGAGAAGGATGGTGAGAGCCAAAGTTGCTTGTGTGATATTGGAACAGCTTGGGATGTGTACCGTGCGACTCCTGTGGAAGTAACTGCTATTGATGAAGGATTTATCCCATCCATAGAAGAAAGAGCCGCTGATGAGCAGTCACTGAGTGAGTGTTGTGTTGATGAAGGGATTTACTCTTTGAGCTCACTGGAGAGCATGCAGGACAGATTCCAGGGGCATGCTAAGAAAAGGGAAGTGCGAGTAGCTGAAGTGGAAGATTCAAAACTTGAAAGAAGCAACAAGGACTTGGAAACGGAGCAGGTACCTGAGCAGATCAATACTGAGGTTATAACACAGCTAGAGTCTGAGTCCCTAAAAGAGAAGGAGCAAGAATCTTCAGCTGAAGTGAGCAACTTTGGTGCTGAAGATATCCTTGAACCTCAAATACTGAGCTCCAACACATCCAGCGACTATTGTGAAGAATCTGTGAAAGAGAATATTATAGAAGACGGTACTCACAGAGATGAGAAATGTGTGAAGAAATCTGTGGATGCACAGAACCACAAAGGAGAAACTAACAGTCAAAGTGAATTTCTGCAAGACATAAATGTCTCTGAGGAGGTTGAATTGGAAACTGAATGTCATAAAACAGACTGCTGTGGTTCTTTAGAGAACAAAAAAGAACCAGAAATGTTAAAGGGCAGGAATGAAGTACTTGTAGAAACACAAGATGAAGCAAGTGAAGGACTTTTAAAAGACAGCCAAGACTCTCAGGACACAAATAATTCTGTACAAATTACTAAAGCTTTAGAAAACACCTCTTCTACCAACACAGAGGAAGTATTAACAACAAGTCAGGATCCAAGCATAGGCATGAATATTCCTTCCATCTCTATTGTCAGTGTGCCAGAAGAACAGGATGAACACGGTACTGATGATGAAAATCTCAGCCAGCCATTGGTGTTTGTAAGCGAGGTGACCGACATGTGTGTCAACAGTACTGCAAACCCAGGTGAAAAAAGCTCTACCTCCAATAAAGACGATGAAATTATTGCTGAGGGTCTGTTTGAAAATGCTAAAGCCACATCTTCAGGAGAATTAATGGATCCAGAAAATCAGCATTTAATTGATATAAATGAACACAATCTATCATCAAATGAATACGTGCAAGGTCAGATTGAAATAAGTGAAGATGGTGATAAATGCAAGCCTCCTCTTGATGATTCTCAGGGAGAAACTAACTTTTCTACAGAGGCTGAAACTCATATAGTGGATATTGAGCATGCTGTAAATTCCACTGATCCACCTGATGGACATGAGAGCAAACTAGCTGACACCTTTTGTAGCAGCGACATAGCCAACACACAGCTTAGTACACTGGATCCATTCAACACCGAACCAAGTGATGAGATAGGGACGTTGCGCTCTGAACCAGCTACCCTGTCCAGAAACATGGACGTTTTGTTTTACACGGACTTTGATCGAGGTTCTCCAACAGAGGATCTGGTTGGTGACCCTGTTGAGCCCATGGATCTGTTCTACCCTGACAAAGAAGAGCTCATGTTTACAGACCAACCTGACACTGAAGCACAAACCTGGCCCTCTGTTTTGAGTGTCTCTGCTCTGCAGCCAGCACCACCTTCAGACATTTTACCAGATGACCAACAATTCGATCCGCTGGGTGAAGACTTCAGGGAAGTGGACTTGATAGAG
It encodes the following:
- the clmna gene encoding uncharacterized protein clmna isoform X3, producing the protein MAGHGWEDWFEREEFIGQISDIRVQNLQVERELVQKRTFTRWINLHLEKCDPPIEVHDLFQDIRDGRILMALLEELSGCKLLHGFRKSSHRIFRLNNIAKVLSFLEERNVKLVSIDAVDIADGNSSIILGLIWNIILFFQIKELTGNIRSQFPSSSSLSSIPTSSDSDTSYSSTPLDDRQSASTAVREQSRAIKKLLQWVQKRTRKYGVAVQDFSKSWISGLAFLAVIKSIDSSLVDMRKALLRSSRENLEDAFRIAHYSLGIPRLLEPEDVSINAPDEQSIITYVSQFLEHFPGIEEPEEPCQLIERSVSMGRLNFSDSDHMSKGTHRSRIRERSYMFQKDCAQPPPKILISSVSEDRSMMPPSFRVTATRSWSSDDILTDSPHTDDPIKPVEEILTNNDDPQLSYTHSPTGSSVPESVNTESVMDDSAISSPDSWVESELAVAGEKDGESQSCLCDIGTAWDVYRATPVEVTAIDEGFIPSIEERAADEQSLSECCVDEGIYSLSSLESMQDRFQGHAKKREVRVAEVEDSKLERSNKDLETEQVPEQINTEVITQLESESLKEKEQESSAEVSNFGAEDILEPQILSSNTSSDYCEESVKENIIEDGTHRDEKCVKKSVDAQNHKGETNSQSEFLQDINVSEEVELETECHKTDCCGSLENKKEPEMLKGRNEVLVETQDEASEGLLKDSQDSQDTNNSVQITKALENTSSTNTEEVLTTSQDPSIGMNIPSISIVSVPEEQDEHGTDDENLSQPLVFVSEVTDMCVNSTANPGEKSSTSNKDDEIIAEGLFENAKATSSGELMDPENQHLIDINEHNLSSNEYVQGQIEISEDGDKCKPPLDDSQGETNFSTEAETHIVDIEHAVNSTDPPDGHESKLADTFCSSDIANTQLSTLDPFNTEPSDEIGTLRSEPATLSRNMDVLFYTDFDRGSPTEDLVGDPVEPMDLFYPDKEELMFTDQPDTEAQTWPSVLSVSALQPAPPSDILPDDQQFDPLGEDFREVDLIEEHDEVITKTTQETKNVFGSQQHCLLPGVKLCKPLGDADVLADRRDPSEAEQQKPVSARENTEPVSGGSSRQGESHIPPVLRHRKGAHCPESVDSRRAVTTKADRDDFDFWWRENWELRVLLLLWLLLYCFWVLPQIDLKTLPDMLLNR
- the clmna gene encoding uncharacterized protein clmna isoform X2; this encodes MAGHGWEDWFEREEFIGQISDIRVQNLQVERELVQKRTFTRWINLHLEKCDPPIEVHDLFQDIRDGRILMALLEELSGCKLLHGFRKSSHRIFRLNNIAKVLSFLEERNVKLVSIDAVDIADGNSSIILGLIWNIILFFQIKELTGNIRSQFPSSSSLSSIPTSSDSDTSYSSTPLDDRQSASTAVREQSRAIKKLLQWVQKRTRKYGVAVQDFSKSWISGLAFLAVIKSIDSSLVDMRKALLRSSRENLEDAFRIAHYSLGIPRLLEPEDVSINAPDEQSIITYVSQFLEHFPGIEEPEEPCQLIERSVSMGRLNFSDSDHMSKGTHRSRIRERSYMFQKDCAQPPPKILISSVSEDRSMMPPSFRVTATRSWSSDDILTDSPHTDDPIKPVEEILTNNDDPQLSYTHSPTGSSVPESVNTESVMDDSAISSPDSWVESELAVAGEKDGESQSCLCDIGTAWDVYRATPVEVTAIDEGFIPSIEERAADEQSLSECCVDEGIYSLSSLESMQDRFQGHAKKREVRVAEVEDSKLERSNKDLETEQVPEQINTEVITQLESESLKEKEQESSAEVSNFGAEDILEPQILSSNTSSDYCEESVKENIIEDGTHRDEKCVKKSVDAQNHKGETNSQSEFLQDINVSEEVELETECHKTDCCGSLENKKEPEMLKGRNEVLVETQDEASEGLLKDSQDSQDTNNSVQITKALENTSSTNTEEVLTTSQDPSIGMNIPSISIVSVPEEQDEHGTDDENLSQPLVFVSEVTDMCVNSTANPGEKSSTSNKDDEIIAEGLFENAKATSSGELMDPENQHLIDINEHNLSSNEYVQGQIEISEDGDKCKPPLDDSQGETNFSTEAETHIVDIEHAVNSTDPPDGHESKLADTFCSSDIANTQLSTLDPFNTEPSDEIGTLRSEPATLSRNMDVLFYTDFDRGSPTEDLVGDPVEPMDLFYPDKEELMFTDQPDTEAQTWPSVLSVSALQPAPPSDILPDDQQFDPLGEDFREVDLIEEHDEVITKTTQETKNVFGSQQHCLLPGVKLCKPLGDADVLADRRDPSEAEQQKPVSARENTEPVSSGGSSRQGESHIPPVLRHRKGAHCPESVDSRRAVTTKADRDDFDFWWRENWELRVLLLLWLLLYCFWVLPQIDLKTLPDMLLNR
- the clmna gene encoding uncharacterized protein clmna isoform X1, which produces MAGHGWEDWFEREEFIGQISDIRVQNLQVERELVQKRTFTRWINLHLEKCDPPIEVHDLFQDIRDGRILMALLEELSGCKLLHGFRKSSHRIFRLNNIAKVLSFLEERNVKLVSIDAVDIADGNSSIILGLIWNIILFFQIKELTGNIRSQFPSSSSLSSIPTSSDSDTSYSSTPLDDRQSASTAVREQSRAIKKLLQWVQKRTRKYGVAVQDFSKSWISGLAFLAVIKSIDSSLVDMRKALLRSSRENLEDAFRIAHYSLGIPRLLEPEDVSINAPDEQSIITYVSQFLEHFPGIEEPEEPCQLIERSVSMGRLNFSDSDHMSKGTHRSRIRERSYMFQKDCAQPPPKILISSVSEDRSMMPPSFRVTATRSWSSDDILTDSPHTDDPIKPVEEILTNNDDPQLSYTHSPTGSSVPESVNTESVMDDSAISSPDSWVESELAVAGEKDGESQSCLCDIGTAWDVYRATPVEVTAIDEGFIPSIEERAADEQSLSECCVDEGIYSLSSLESMQDRFQGHAKKREVRVAEVEDSKLERSNKDLETEQVPEQINTEVITQLESESLKEKEQESSAEVSNFGAEDILEPQILSSNTSSDYCEESVKENIIEDGTHRDEKCVKKSVDAQNHKGETNSQSEFLQDINVSEEVELETECHKTDCCGSLENKKEPEMLKGRNEVLVETQDEASEGLLKDSQDSQDTNNSVQITKALENTSSTNTEEVLTTSQDPSIGMNIPSISIVSVPEEQDEHGTDDENLSQPLVFVSEVTDMCVNSTANPGEKSSTSNKDDEIIAEGLFENAKATSSGELMDPENQHLIDINEHNLSSNEYVQGQIEISEDGDKCKPPLDDSQGETNFSTEAETHIVDIEHAVNSTDPPDGHESKLADTFCSSDIANTQLSTLDPFNTEPSDEIGTLRSEPATLSRNMDVLFYTDFDRGSPTEDLVGDPVEPMDLFYPDKEELMFTDQPDTEAQTWPSVLSVSALQPAPPSDILPDDQQFDPLGEDFREVDLIEEHDEVITKTTQETKNVFGSQQHCLLPGVKLCKPLGDADVLADRRDPSEAEQQKPVSARENTEPVRSSGGSSRQGESHIPPVLRHRKGAHCPESVDSRRAVTTKADRDDFDFWWRENWELRVLLLLWLLLYCFWVLPQIDLKTLPDMLLNR